A window of the Nibribacter ruber genome harbors these coding sequences:
- a CDS encoding START-like domain-containing protein encodes MSKTKFIREYALNASPKMIYPYLSTASGLEQWFCQSVKVMGDRVFNFIWDNQDHLAEMTSHRTNKSVRFTFLGPNRMTTSESGYIEFVIDSSELTLEQYLRIVDYTDEGDVEQLAELWDNLLQNLREIIGG; translated from the coding sequence ATGAGTAAAACTAAATTCATCAGAGAATACGCGTTGAATGCCTCTCCTAAAATGATCTATCCTTACTTAAGTACCGCTTCTGGCCTGGAACAATGGTTTTGCCAGAGTGTGAAGGTGATGGGAGACCGCGTATTTAATTTCATCTGGGACAACCAGGACCATCTAGCCGAGATGACCAGCCACCGCACCAACAAGTCCGTGCGGTTTACTTTTCTGGGTCCAAACAGAATGACTACCTCTGAATCTGGCTACATAGAATTCGTCATAGACTCCAGTGAGCTGACCCTGGAACAATATCTACGCATTGTAGACTATACAGACGAAGGCGACGTTGAGCAATTGGCGGAGTTGTGGGACAACCTGCTGCAAAACCTGCGCGAGATCATTGGCGGTTAA
- a CDS encoding GreA/GreB family elongation factor translates to MSRAFAKEDDAVEAPIIPARAALPPGVTNYVTPQGLAQLRAEATALEEERAKAEAIEGDALERTRQLTILKGRISQLNERLASAKLVETEGQPTDQVRFGATVTLKTVEGGKPGFVRTFTIVGVDEASITDGKIAFVAPIAKAVQGARQGETIVLQLGGKEERVLVERIDYA, encoded by the coding sequence ATGAGCAGAGCGTTTGCAAAAGAAGATGATGCCGTTGAGGCACCTATAATTCCGGCCAGGGCCGCCTTGCCACCAGGCGTCACCAATTATGTTACGCCTCAGGGTTTGGCCCAGCTGCGCGCAGAAGCTACGGCTCTGGAAGAGGAGCGCGCCAAAGCTGAAGCCATTGAAGGAGATGCGCTGGAACGTACCCGGCAACTCACCATCCTCAAGGGCAGAATAAGTCAGTTGAACGAGCGTCTGGCCTCTGCCAAACTGGTGGAGACCGAAGGACAGCCCACCGACCAGGTTCGGTTTGGGGCCACGGTTACCCTCAAAACCGTGGAAGGCGGAAAGCCAGGATTTGTAAGGACGTTCACCATTGTGGGCGTAGACGAAGCCTCCATCACCGACGGCAAGATTGCCTTTGTAGCCCCCATCGCCAAAGCCGTGCAAGGGGCCAGGCAGGGCGAAACCATCGTCTTACAGCTAGGCGGAAAAGAAGAAAGAGTATTGGTAGAAAGGATTGACTACGCTTAA